CGGACGCAGGTGGTGGACCTTGAGAGTCTTGATTTCTTCGGGCATGTTACTTCGCCTCCTCAACCTTCACGAGGTGCGGAACCGTGTTGATCATGCCAACGGTCACGGCATCAGCAGTACGGACAACAGAGTCGCCGATGTGCTTGAGGCCAAGTGAACGCAGCGTGTCGCGCTGATTCTGCTTACCACCGATGGTGGACTTGATCTGAGTGATTTCCAGCCGAGCCGTGCTAACGACAACGTTCTTCGGAGTCGACATCAGGCACCTGCCTTCTGCATGTTGCGGAGCATCGCGTAGGGAACAACCCGGTCGAGCGGAAGGCCGCGGCGTGCTGCCACTGCCTGGGGCTCTTCGAGGCGCTTCAGCGCGTCAACCGTGGCGTGCACGATGTTGATCGCGTTGGAGGACCCGAGCGACTTGGACAGGACGTCGTGGATACCGGCGCATTCGAGAATGGCACGGACCGGACCACCGGCGATAACGCCGGTACCCGGGGAAGCCGGACGCAGCAGGACAACGCCTGCGGCAGCTTCACCCTGGACGAGGTGCGGGACGGTTCCACCGATGCGGGGGACGCGGAAGAAGGACTTCTTGGCTTCTTCAACGGCCTTCGCGATAGCGGAGGGAACTTCCTTTGCCTTGCCGTAGCCAACGCCGACCATGCCGTTGCCGTCTCCGACAACAACGAGGGCGGTGAAGCTGAAGCGACGGCCACCCTTGACCACCTTGGCAACGCGGTTGATGGTCACGACGCGTTCAATGAACTTGTCCTTCTCATCGTTGCGTCCGCCATCGCGGCCACCGCGGCCACCGCGTTCTCCGCGGCCTCCACGGTCGGAGCCGCGCTGCTCGCCCCGACGTCCGCCGCGGCGGTCGTCAGTGGCGGGAGCTGCAGCGTCCTTGGTCTCAGTTGCCTCAGCAGCTGTAGCTTCAGTCACCTGATTTTCCTTTTCCTTGTTTACCTCGGTCACAGTGCCAGCCCACCTTCACGTGCGCCGTCTGCAACTGCAGCAATACGGCCGTGGTAGCGGTTACCACCGCGGTCAAAGACAACGGCTTCGACGCCGGCGGCCTTGGACCGCTCAGCGACGAGCTCGCCGACGCGCTTGGCCTTGGCGGTCTTGTCGCCGTCCAGTGCACGCAGGTCCGCTTCCATGGTGGAGGCGGAGGCCACGGTTACGCCGCGGCTGTCATCGACAACCTGGACGAATACGTGGCGGGCCGAGCGGTTGACCACGAGGCGCGGACGAGCCGCGGTCCCGGAAATCCGCTTGCGGATACGCAGCTGGCGACGGCTGCGCAGGGCAGACTTGCTCTTGCTGTTTCGCTTCTTATTAATGCTGATGGCCATGGTTACTTACCAGCCTTTCCGACCTTGCGGCGGACAATCTCGCCGGCGTAACGAATACCCTTGCCCTTGTACGGGTCGGGCTTACGCAGCTTGCGGATGTTGGCGGAAACCTCGCCCACCTGCTGCTTGTCGATACCGGACACGGTGACCTTCGTCGGGCCAACCACGGTAAGCGTGATGCCTTCGGGGGCCTTGACGGGGACCGGGTGGCTGTAGCCCAGGGCGAACTCGAGGTCCGAGCCCTTCGCTACAACGCGGTAACCGGTACCAACGATTTCCAGGTCCTTCTTGTAGCCCTCGGTCACGCCGGTGATCATGTTGCTGATCAGCGTGCGGGTCAGGCCGTGGAGGGAGCGGGATTCGCGCTCGTCATTCGGGCGGGTAACGGTGATGGTGCCGTCTTCAAGCGATGCGGTGATCGGGCTGGGCACAGTGTGGCTCAGCTCGCCCTTCGCGCCCTTGACGGATACAACGTTGCCGTTGATGGCGATATCTACTCCGGCAGGAACCGGGATGGGCAGACGTCCAATACGTGACATTTTTCTTTCCCTTCCCTGCTACCAGACGTAGGCGAGGACTTCCCCACCTACGCCCTTCTTGGCGGCCTGACGGTCGGTCAGGAGACCTGACGACGTCGACAGGATTGCGATACCCAGGCCACCCAGCACGTGCGGCAGGTTGGTGGACTTCGCGTAAACACGGAGACCGGGCTTGGAGATGCGGCGAACGCCGGCGATGGAACGCTCGCGGTTCGGACCGAACTTGAGATCCAGGGTCAGCTTCTTGCCAACCTCGGCCTCTTCTTCCTTCCAGCCGGCGATGTAGCCCTCGGCCTTCAGGATGTCAGCAACGCGCGCCTTGAGCTTGCTGTAAGGCATGGACACGGAATCGTGGTATGCCGAGTTTGCATTGCGCAGACGCGTGAGCATATCTGCGACAGGATCTGTCATTGTCATTTGGGCTCTTGCCCTCCCTCGTAACGGTTTCCTGCAGGAGTTCCGTGCGGCTTGGCCTCACGGGTCTCCGTCGGACCTGTTACGTAGTAATTAATCTTCGGATTTGAACGGGAAGCCGAGCGCCTTCAGCAGCGCGCGTCCCTCGTCATCGGTCTTTGCAGTGGTAACCACGGTGATGTCCATGCCGCGTACGCGGTCGATCTTGTCCTGATCGATTTCGTGGAACATCGACTGCTCGGTCAGACCGAACGTGTAGTTGCCGTTGCCGTCGAACTGCTTGCCGTTCAGGCCGCGGAAGTCACGGATACGGGGCAGTGCCAGGGTGACCAGACGGTCCACGAATTCCCACATGCGGTCGCCGCGCAGCGTAACGTGCGTACCGATCGGCATGCCTTCGCGCAGCTTGAACTGGGCGATGGACTTGCGGGCCTTGGTGACCTGGGGCTTCTGGCCCGTGATCTGGGTAAGGTCGCGGACAGCACCGTCAATGAGCTTGGAGTCCTTGGCGGCATCTCCAACACCCATGTTCACGACGACCTTGACGAGGCCGGGAACCTGGTTGACGTTCGAGTAGTTGAATTCGTCCTGCAGGGTCTGCTTGATCTCCGCTGCGTAGCGGGTCTTCAGACGGGGAACGATCTTGGTGACAGTCTCAGTCATTAGAGGTCCTTCCCAGAGCCCTTGGCCACGCGGATACGCACAATGCGCTCACGGCCATCTTTTTCGACGGTTGCGGTGCGGAAGCCAACGCGGGTCGGCTTCTTCGTCTCCGGGTCGACAATGGCGACGTTGGAAACGTGGATCGGGGCTTCGACAACCTCGATGCCGCCGGTCTTGGAACCGCGGGAGGACTGGCCAACCTTGGTGTGCTTGGTGACGCGGTTGATGCCCTCAACGAGGATGCGGTTGCTCTCGGGGAAGACCTTCAGGACCTTGCCCTGCTTACCGCGGTCGCCGCCGCGCTCAGCCTTTGCGCCGGTGATGACCTGAACGAGGTCACCCTTCTTGATTTTTGCCATGGACTACAGCACCTCCGGAGCCAGCGAAATGATCTTCATGAACTTCTTGTCGCGAAGTTCGCGGCCAACGGGCCCGAAGATACGGGTACCGCGGGGGTCGCCGTCATTCTTCAAGATCACTGCAGCGTTCTCATCGAACTTGATGTAGGAACCGTCCTGGCGGCGGCGTTCCTTCTTGGTACGGACGATGACGGCCTTGACCACGTCGCCCTTTTTGACGTTGCCGCCGGGGATTGCATCCTTGACGGTGGCAACAATGGTGTCGCCAATGCCTGCGTAGCGACGGCCGGATCCACCGAGAACGCGGATGGTCAAGATTTCCTTGGCACCCGTGTTGTCGGCGACCTTCAGTCGCGACTCCTGCTGAATCACTTATTACTCCTGTCGTCGCGCCGGTTCTCTAATGAGCCTTGCGGAACGGATATGGGTGGACCCCGTAATACTGGTACTCAACGCCGGCTCTGCGGGCCACACGCCAGTGCGGCCGCGTTGCGGCGTCGAACAAGATTATCGGGCTTTTGTCTCATTCGGCGGTGAGGAAACAGTGCCGGGTCCTGGCCGGATTCCTTGTCGGACTTCCGACC
This window of the Arthrobacter sp. zg-Y919 genome carries:
- the rplN gene encoding 50S ribosomal protein L14, which encodes MIQQESRLKVADNTGAKEILTIRVLGGSGRRYAGIGDTIVATVKDAIPGGNVKKGDVVKAVIVRTKKERRRQDGSYIKFDENAAVILKNDGDPRGTRIFGPVGRELRDKKFMKIISLAPEVL
- the rplF gene encoding 50S ribosomal protein L6, which produces MSRIGRLPIPVPAGVDIAINGNVVSVKGAKGELSHTVPSPITASLEDGTITVTRPNDERESRSLHGLTRTLISNMITGVTEGYKKDLEIVGTGYRVVAKGSDLEFALGYSHPVPVKAPEGITLTVVGPTKVTVSGIDKQQVGEVSANIRKLRKPDPYKGKGIRYAGEIVRRKVGKAGK
- the rplE gene encoding 50S ribosomal protein L5; its protein translation is MTETVTKIVPRLKTRYAAEIKQTLQDEFNYSNVNQVPGLVKVVVNMGVGDAAKDSKLIDGAVRDLTQITGQKPQVTKARKSIAQFKLREGMPIGTHVTLRGDRMWEFVDRLVTLALPRIRDFRGLNGKQFDGNGNYTFGLTEQSMFHEIDQDKIDRVRGMDITVVTTAKTDDEGRALLKALGFPFKSED
- the rpsH gene encoding 30S ribosomal protein S8 translates to MTMTDPVADMLTRLRNANSAYHDSVSMPYSKLKARVADILKAEGYIAGWKEEEAEVGKKLTLDLKFGPNRERSIAGVRRISKPGLRVYAKSTNLPHVLGGLGIAILSTSSGLLTDRQAAKKGVGGEVLAYVW
- the rplR gene encoding 50S ribosomal protein L18; amino-acid sequence: MAISINKKRNSKSKSALRSRRQLRIRKRISGTAARPRLVVNRSARHVFVQVVDDSRGVTVASASTMEADLRALDGDKTAKAKRVGELVAERSKAAGVEAVVFDRGGNRYHGRIAAVADGAREGGLAL
- the rpmD gene encoding 50S ribosomal protein L30, whose protein sequence is MSTPKNVVVSTARLEITQIKSTIGGKQNQRDTLRSLGLKHIGDSVVRTADAVTVGMINTVPHLVKVEEAK
- the rplX gene encoding 50S ribosomal protein L24, producing MAKIKKGDLVQVITGAKAERGGDRGKQGKVLKVFPESNRILVEGINRVTKHTKVGQSSRGSKTGGIEVVEAPIHVSNVAIVDPETKKPTRVGFRTATVEKDGRERIVRIRVAKGSGKDL
- the rpsE gene encoding 30S ribosomal protein S5; its protein translation is MTEATAAEATETKDAAAPATDDRRGGRRGEQRGSDRGGRGERGGRGGRDGGRNDEKDKFIERVVTINRVAKVVKGGRRFSFTALVVVGDGNGMVGVGYGKAKEVPSAIAKAVEEAKKSFFRVPRIGGTVPHLVQGEAAAGVVLLRPASPGTGVIAGGPVRAILECAGIHDVLSKSLGSSNAINIVHATVDALKRLEEPQAVAARRGLPLDRVVPYAMLRNMQKAGA